A genomic stretch from Streptomyces sp. SAI-127 includes:
- a CDS encoding histidine phosphatase family protein, translating to MRLLLIRHGQTPSNLKHLLDTEAPGPALTPLGQEQAAALPQALAAEQIDALYASTLVRTQLTAAPLAAATRLEVLVRDGIRELAAGDLEMRGDDDAAALYLATAFAWSEGETGRRMPGGENGVEALGRFDAVVAEAAGTGAKTVGMVSHGAMIRTWVAARAANVDVAYASSHPLGNTGVIVLSGSPDRGWQVLLWEEHPFGPEGSFPEDSGPAGAAAPGR from the coding sequence ATGCGTCTGCTACTCATACGCCATGGCCAGACTCCGTCCAACCTCAAGCACCTGCTGGACACCGAGGCGCCGGGGCCGGCGCTGACACCGCTGGGGCAGGAGCAGGCTGCCGCGCTGCCGCAGGCTCTGGCGGCGGAGCAGATCGATGCCCTGTACGCCTCAACACTGGTGCGCACCCAGCTGACCGCAGCTCCACTGGCTGCCGCGACGCGGCTGGAGGTCCTGGTCCGGGACGGGATCAGGGAACTGGCTGCCGGAGACCTGGAAATGCGTGGCGACGACGACGCGGCCGCCCTCTACCTCGCCACCGCGTTCGCCTGGTCCGAAGGGGAGACCGGCCGCAGGATGCCCGGCGGCGAGAACGGCGTGGAGGCCCTGGGCCGTTTCGACGCTGTCGTCGCCGAGGCAGCGGGAACAGGTGCGAAGACAGTGGGCATGGTCAGCCACGGCGCGATGATCCGGACGTGGGTGGCAGCCCGAGCGGCCAACGTCGATGTGGCGTACGCGTCCAGCCACCCACTGGGCAACACCGGCGTCATCGTGCTCTCCGGCTCGCCCGACCGGGGCTGGCAGGTTCTCCTGTGGGAGGAACACCCTTTCGGCCCGGAAGGGAGCTTCCCCGAGGACAGTGGCCCGGCCGGCGCGGCCGCTCCTGGTCGCTGA
- a CDS encoding ATP-binding protein: protein MRTHRRTHRRSVRVEYQLSDQATSAARARRLTSAFLARPRHRMAPVHAEQIDDATLIVSELVANATRHGHGGCRLRLRVTDEQVTVEVSDDSPARPRLRPPAAEAESGRGLAMVRCLAEHFDVTPVTGGGKRVRAILAI from the coding sequence ATGCGTACGCATCGGCGTACCCATCGGCGTTCCGTACGAGTGGAGTATCAGCTGTCCGACCAGGCCACCTCGGCCGCACGGGCGCGGAGGCTGACCTCCGCGTTTCTGGCCCGACCCCGCCACCGGATGGCGCCGGTGCACGCCGAGCAGATCGACGACGCGACGCTCATCGTGTCCGAACTGGTCGCCAACGCCACCCGGCACGGCCACGGTGGCTGCCGCCTGCGCCTGCGGGTAACCGATGAGCAGGTGACCGTCGAGGTCTCCGACGACAGCCCCGCCAGACCCCGCCTGCGGCCACCCGCGGCCGAAGCCGAAAGCGGGCGGGGCCTGGCCATGGTGCGGTGCCTGGCCGAGCACTTCGACGTCACCCCGGTCACCGGGGGCGGCAAGCGAGTACGTGCGATCCTGGCCATCTGA
- a CDS encoding ATP-binding protein, which produces MHPTEEDEEDHKALHGASPQTAERAREVTRGFLSAVAAPAGVATDAVLLVVSELVTNAVRHAGGVTQFRLVAGPGTVTVTVEDASSTAPTLRRSSVGEPGGFGWQLVRELSEDVEVSTRPGGKTVSALLALSH; this is translated from the coding sequence GTGCACCCGACCGAGGAAGACGAGGAAGACCATAAGGCCCTGCACGGGGCCAGCCCGCAGACCGCGGAGCGGGCGAGGGAGGTAACACGCGGGTTCTTGTCCGCAGTGGCCGCACCCGCCGGAGTCGCTACGGATGCGGTGCTGTTGGTGGTGTCAGAGCTGGTCACCAATGCGGTGCGGCATGCCGGCGGAGTGACCCAGTTCCGCCTGGTGGCCGGTCCGGGAACGGTGACGGTGACAGTGGAAGACGCAAGTTCAACTGCCCCCACGCTGCGGCGGAGCAGCGTAGGCGAGCCGGGCGGGTTCGGCTGGCAACTGGTGCGGGAGCTGTCCGAGGACGTGGAGGTCAGCACCCGACCGGGTGGGAAGACGGTGTCCGCGCTGCTGGCGCTGTCCCACTGA
- a CDS encoding DUF1330 domain-containing protein: MPKGYWVSAYRTISDPEKLAAYNKLAALAVEAGGGRTFVRGGRVVAYDAGIAERTVLVEFDSFEQAVAARESAAYQEALVALSDGVERDFRIVEGID; this comes from the coding sequence ATGCCCAAGGGCTACTGGGTCAGCGCCTACCGCACCATTTCAGACCCTGAGAAGCTGGCTGCTTACAACAAGCTGGCCGCTCTGGCCGTCGAGGCCGGGGGCGGTCGGACCTTCGTCCGTGGCGGTCGGGTTGTGGCGTATGACGCCGGAATCGCCGAGCGCACCGTCCTGGTCGAGTTCGACAGCTTCGAGCAGGCCGTCGCGGCGCGCGAGAGTGCGGCCTACCAGGAGGCGTTGGTCGCCCTCTCCGACGGCGTCGAGCGCGACTTCCGCATCGTCGAGGGCATCGACTGA
- a CDS encoding MFS transporter, with amino-acid sequence MRVRRNGFGLTTFVAGLVLIPFSVLGFVAGKLTPRVRTRIADPLLLAGSAVVVGGGFALFAAARSDLAELFAAMGVLGFGVGGFSAAMPGVILAVTPKSETSNAMSFNYVVRSVGYSLGSAIGGLILAAGTGPGHLFPDDSAYTTAALVGIGAMAITTLTSLALARRRSSETNP; translated from the coding sequence ATGCGTGTGCGGAGAAACGGCTTCGGGCTGACGACCTTCGTCGCCGGGCTGGTCCTCATCCCGTTCTCGGTGCTGGGGTTCGTCGCCGGCAAGCTCACGCCGCGGGTCCGGACGCGGATCGCCGACCCCCTGCTCCTGGCCGGCAGCGCCGTCGTGGTCGGCGGCGGGTTCGCGCTGTTCGCGGCGGCCCGGTCGGACCTGGCCGAACTGTTCGCGGCGATGGGCGTGCTCGGCTTCGGCGTCGGCGGCTTCTCGGCCGCGATGCCCGGCGTCATCCTGGCCGTCACCCCCAAGAGCGAGACGTCGAACGCCATGAGCTTCAACTACGTCGTCCGCAGCGTCGGGTACTCCCTGGGCAGCGCCATCGGCGGCCTGATCCTCGCCGCGGGCACCGGCCCCGGCCACCTCTTCCCCGACGACAGCGCCTACACCACCGCGGCGCTGGTCGGCATCGGCGCCATGGCGATCACGACGCTGACAAGCCTCGCTCTCGCCCGCCGACGCTCGTCCGAGACCAACCCGTAA
- a CDS encoding aldo/keto reductase: MKTFILPGTNMVVPNVVLGLMRIENMTDEAVRRLVNTARDAGITFLDHADVYGSDDHGCERRFAEAMKLSSSEREQFVIQSKAGIVKDGPYFDFSHHHIIESVNGSLQALGTDYLDILLLHRPDALVEPEEVARAFDELSAAGKVRAFGVSNQTPRQLDLLRKYVTQPIVANQLQLSITHAPMIAQGVAANMQNLDQSVVRDDGIVDYCRLHDITIQAWSPFQAGFFDGPFLGSERFPELNAVIDRLSDKYGVPAEAIAVAWITRHPAQMQVVLGTTTPERVTAAALGSDLPLTRSEWYELFRAAGYRVP, from the coding sequence ATGAAGACCTTCATTCTGCCCGGCACCAACATGGTGGTCCCCAACGTCGTCCTTGGCCTGATGCGCATCGAGAACATGACCGACGAGGCGGTGCGCAGGCTGGTGAACACTGCGCGCGACGCCGGCATCACGTTCCTCGATCACGCCGACGTCTATGGCTCGGACGACCACGGTTGCGAGCGTCGTTTCGCTGAAGCCATGAAGCTCAGCTCGTCGGAGCGTGAGCAGTTCGTCATTCAGTCGAAGGCCGGCATCGTCAAGGACGGGCCGTACTTCGACTTCTCTCACCACCACATCATCGAGTCCGTGAACGGTTCACTCCAGGCACTGGGCACGGACTATCTCGACATCCTGCTGCTGCACCGTCCCGACGCTCTCGTCGAGCCGGAAGAAGTGGCCCGCGCCTTCGATGAGCTGTCGGCGGCAGGCAAAGTGCGTGCTTTCGGCGTCTCCAACCAGACCCCCCGACAGCTCGACCTGCTGCGCAAGTACGTAACCCAACCGATCGTGGCGAACCAGCTGCAACTGTCGATCACTCACGCGCCGATGATCGCGCAGGGCGTAGCCGCGAATATGCAGAACCTCGATCAGTCGGTCGTACGTGATGACGGAATCGTCGACTACTGCCGCCTGCACGACATCACCATCCAGGCATGGTCGCCTTTCCAGGCCGGATTCTTCGACGGCCCGTTCCTCGGTTCCGAACGCTTCCCCGAGTTGAACGCGGTGATCGACCGGCTGAGCGACAAGTACGGCGTGCCGGCCGAGGCGATCGCGGTCGCCTGGATCACGCGCCATCCCGCGCAGATGCAGGTCGTGCTCGGCACGACCACGCCAGAACGCGTCACGGCCGCCGCGCTCGGTTCGGACCTCCCGCTCACTCGATCCGAATGGTACGAACTGTTCCGCGCCGCCGGATACAGGGTGCCCTAG
- a CDS encoding IS5 family transposase, protein MQPPRPYPSDLSDARWELIRPTLEAWRQARNGIRKPTHDLRALMNAILYVDRTGIPWRYLPHDFPPHQTVYGYFAHWEADGIFDQLTGLLRGKVRQAEGRTSEPSACLIDSQSIKTSATVHLTSQGIDPAKKIIGRKRHIATDTLGLLLAVAVTAASVHDSAAGTQLLTNVRERHPTITKAWADNGYKTKAVEEAAHLGIDLEIVQRDPTTRGFHVQPRRWVIERTLGWLMHHRRLARDYETHPHRSAAMIQIAAINLMTHRLAHETTTNWRDS, encoded by the coding sequence ATGCAGCCCCCGCGGCCCTACCCCAGCGACCTGTCCGACGCCCGCTGGGAACTCATCCGCCCCACCCTCGAAGCCTGGCGCCAGGCCCGCAACGGCATCCGCAAACCCACCCACGACCTGCGCGCCCTGATGAACGCCATCCTCTACGTCGACCGCACCGGCATCCCCTGGCGCTACCTGCCCCACGACTTCCCGCCCCACCAGACCGTCTACGGGTACTTCGCCCACTGGGAAGCTGACGGCATCTTCGACCAGCTCACCGGGCTATTACGCGGCAAAGTCCGCCAGGCCGAAGGCCGCACCAGCGAGCCCAGCGCCTGCCTGATCGACAGCCAGAGCATCAAAACCTCCGCCACCGTCCACCTGACCAGCCAAGGCATCGACCCCGCCAAGAAAATCATCGGACGCAAGCGGCACATCGCCACCGACACCCTCGGCCTCCTGCTGGCCGTCGCCGTCACCGCCGCCAGCGTCCACGACTCCGCCGCCGGCACCCAGCTCCTGACCAACGTCCGCGAGCGCCACCCCACCATCACCAAAGCCTGGGCCGACAACGGCTACAAGACCAAAGCCGTCGAAGAAGCCGCCCACCTCGGCATCGACCTCGAAATCGTCCAACGCGACCCCACCACCCGCGGCTTCCACGTCCAGCCCCGCCGCTGGGTCATCGAACGCACCCTCGGCTGGCTCATGCACCACCGCCGCCTGGCCCGCGACTACGAAACCCACCCCCACCGATCAGCAGCCATGATCCAAATCGCAGCCATCAACCTCATGACCCACCGCCTCGCCCACGAAACCACCACCAACTGGCGCGACAGCTAA
- a CDS encoding RNA polymerase subunit sigma-70, whose translation MSAESRRTGEEFTRLADPYQQELLAHCYRMLGSFQDAEDLVQETLIRAWRGYDKFDERSSLRTWLYRIATNACLTALQSNHRRVLPSGLGAATETPETADLSRADALPWLGPIPTHRLGDPQDDPAGIAALRDSTRLALIAAFQRLPARQRAVLILVDVVTFRPAEAAEFLGITVTAARSLLQRARETLAQDMPDEEDTASNSTADAALDEKIMRQYLRAFETSDTAALAELLRSDIEYEMPPIPTWFLGRAAVVDHLSRRAFTRPHRSLATSANGCPAVATYSPAKNGSFVPHGIHVLEIRNGLIARIVVFLDGALFPSFSLPASLSGSPAP comes from the coding sequence GTGTCCGCTGAGAGCCGCCGCACGGGCGAGGAGTTCACCCGCCTCGCCGACCCGTATCAACAGGAACTGCTCGCGCACTGCTACCGCATGCTCGGGTCGTTCCAGGACGCCGAGGACCTCGTGCAGGAGACGCTGATCCGGGCCTGGCGCGGATACGACAAGTTCGACGAACGATCGTCGCTGCGCACCTGGCTGTACCGGATCGCGACCAACGCCTGCCTGACCGCCCTGCAGAGCAACCACCGACGCGTCCTGCCCTCCGGCCTGGGCGCCGCGACGGAGACTCCGGAGACGGCCGACCTGTCGCGGGCGGATGCGCTGCCGTGGCTCGGGCCGATCCCCACGCACCGACTCGGCGACCCGCAGGACGACCCCGCCGGCATCGCGGCGCTCCGCGACAGCACCCGGCTCGCACTCATCGCCGCCTTTCAACGGCTGCCCGCCCGGCAGCGCGCCGTCCTGATCCTGGTCGACGTGGTCACCTTCCGTCCCGCCGAGGCAGCCGAATTCCTCGGGATCACCGTCACCGCCGCCCGCAGTCTTCTTCAGCGCGCCCGCGAGACACTGGCCCAGGACATGCCCGACGAGGAGGACACGGCGTCGAACTCCACGGCCGACGCGGCACTCGACGAGAAGATCATGCGGCAGTACCTGCGCGCTTTCGAGACTTCGGACACCGCCGCTCTGGCGGAACTGCTGCGCTCGGACATCGAGTACGAGATGCCGCCGATCCCGACCTGGTTCCTCGGCCGCGCGGCCGTCGTCGACCACCTGAGCCGCCGGGCGTTCACCCGACCGCACCGGTCCCTCGCCACCTCCGCCAACGGCTGCCCGGCAGTGGCAACCTACAGCCCGGCGAAAAACGGCTCGTTCGTCCCGCACGGCATCCACGTGCTGGAGATCCGAAACGGCCTGATCGCACGGATCGTGGTCTTCCTCGACGGTGCGCTGTTCCCGTCGTTCAGCCTCCCCGCCTCACTCTCCGGTTCCCCAGCACCGTGA
- a CDS encoding MFS transporter codes for MTLAPPPKAPASLPWVLVLTAVAALVVALDQLVVATALQTIHHDLGASMTSLEWTVNAFSLSFAALMIPGAELGDRIGRKRTYILGLVVFALASAACALAPNIGLLIAARVLQGAGGAMISPAALALLTAAAPPHKRGSVMGIYAAVMGLAVVGGPLVGGAVTQGLAWQWIFWINVPVIAAVIPFAAAKLTEMKGKPVAIDYMGILLVAASMFGLVWALVRSGPAGWASGEVLGSLVGGLALLAAFVGWERRVTEPMLPMRLFRVPAFAAGNLSTLLLTASLFSTVFFLAQYLQISLGYSPLGAGVRFLPWTVPLFFVAPLAGRLQDRIGPRWLISSGLFLQGAGLVWLGVNAHHHDSYASSVAALIISGIGTSMAMPAQQSAVMTSVPPQSMGKAGGTFSTVRQLGGPGHRRPRRGLRGPRQRPVA; via the coding sequence ATGACCCTCGCCCCGCCTCCCAAGGCACCGGCATCACTGCCGTGGGTACTGGTACTGACCGCGGTCGCCGCCCTCGTGGTGGCCCTCGACCAACTCGTGGTCGCCACCGCGCTCCAAACGATCCACCACGACCTGGGCGCCTCGATGACGAGCCTGGAATGGACCGTCAACGCGTTCAGTCTCAGCTTCGCCGCACTCATGATCCCCGGCGCCGAACTCGGCGACCGGATCGGCCGCAAGCGGACATACATTCTCGGCCTGGTCGTCTTCGCGCTCGCCTCGGCCGCATGCGCCCTGGCGCCGAACATCGGACTGCTGATCGCCGCCCGCGTCCTCCAGGGCGCCGGTGGCGCCATGATCTCGCCGGCGGCACTGGCGCTCCTGACCGCGGCCGCGCCGCCGCACAAGCGCGGCTCTGTCATGGGCATCTACGCTGCCGTGATGGGTCTCGCCGTCGTCGGCGGCCCGCTCGTCGGCGGAGCCGTCACCCAGGGCCTGGCCTGGCAGTGGATCTTCTGGATCAACGTGCCTGTCATCGCCGCGGTCATCCCGTTCGCGGCGGCCAAGCTCACCGAGATGAAGGGAAAGCCCGTCGCCATCGACTACATGGGCATCCTTCTCGTCGCGGCCTCGATGTTCGGCCTGGTGTGGGCGCTGGTTCGCTCCGGCCCGGCGGGCTGGGCCAGCGGGGAGGTTCTCGGCTCCCTGGTCGGCGGCCTCGCGCTGCTCGCCGCGTTCGTCGGCTGGGAGCGGCGCGTCACGGAGCCGATGCTTCCGATGCGCCTGTTCCGCGTCCCCGCCTTCGCCGCCGGCAACCTCTCGACCCTCCTGCTGACCGCGTCCCTGTTCAGCACGGTCTTCTTCCTGGCCCAATACCTCCAGATCTCGCTCGGCTACTCGCCTCTGGGCGCCGGGGTCAGGTTCCTGCCGTGGACGGTGCCGCTGTTCTTCGTCGCCCCCCTCGCCGGCCGGCTGCAGGACCGTATCGGCCCGCGCTGGCTGATCTCGTCGGGGCTGTTCCTTCAGGGTGCGGGACTGGTGTGGCTGGGCGTCAACGCCCACCACCACGACTCCTACGCGTCCTCGGTCGCCGCGCTGATCATCTCGGGCATCGGGACGTCGATGGCCATGCCCGCCCAGCAGAGCGCGGTGATGACGTCGGTGCCGCCGCAGTCGATGGGCAAGGCCGGCGGCACCTTCAGCACGGTGCGCCAACTCGGCGGCCCTGGGCATCGCCGTCCTCGCCGCGGTCTTCGCGGCCCACGGCAGCGACCGGTCGCCTGA
- a CDS encoding YciI family protein: protein MPEYMVLLYASGADEAEEVDPRSRWAEMSLWQEVTESLREAGVLVANRPLHPADSATTVRVRDGEVELTDGPFATTKEVLVGYYLLDCVDLDQALTYAARMPTARRGSVEVRPVVDRADIPALDRT, encoded by the coding sequence ATGCCCGAATACATGGTGCTGCTGTACGCGTCCGGGGCCGACGAGGCCGAGGAGGTGGATCCCCGCAGCCGATGGGCGGAGATGTCGTTGTGGCAGGAGGTCACCGAAAGTCTCCGCGAGGCGGGGGTGCTCGTCGCCAACCGTCCGCTGCACCCCGCGGACAGCGCGACGACGGTGCGCGTGCGTGACGGGGAGGTGGAACTGACCGACGGGCCGTTCGCCACCACCAAGGAGGTCCTCGTCGGCTATTACCTGCTCGACTGCGTCGACCTGGACCAGGCGCTGACATACGCGGCCCGGATGCCGACCGCGCGGCGCGGCTCCGTCGAGGTGCGGCCCGTCGTGGACCGCGCCGATATCCCGGCGCTCGACCGGACGTGA
- a CDS encoding sigma factor: MSGRDGTRPESDDAAAAAVDRVFRTERTAVLATLIRQLGGDFQLAEDALQEAFAAALTAWRRDGVPDRAGAWITVAARRRAVDRLRRDRSLADRAARLAELVRLDGQEHPPVTDDAVGALDDDRLRLIFTCSMDGGRRSALAANRLPLPCSARASIPPRPDGRGVHEGQTR, from the coding sequence GTGAGCGGCCGCGACGGGACCCGGCCGGAGTCGGACGACGCCGCGGCCGCCGCAGTCGACCGGGTGTTCCGCACCGAGCGGACGGCCGTCCTGGCCACCCTCATCCGCCAGTTGGGCGGCGACTTCCAGCTCGCCGAGGACGCGCTCCAGGAGGCCTTCGCCGCCGCCCTCACCGCCTGGCGTCGCGACGGCGTACCGGACCGGGCCGGAGCATGGATCACCGTCGCGGCCCGCCGCCGCGCCGTCGACCGCCTTCGCCGCGACCGGTCGCTCGCCGACCGCGCCGCACGCCTGGCCGAACTCGTCCGCCTGGACGGGCAGGAGCATCCTCCCGTGACCGACGACGCCGTCGGCGCGCTCGACGACGACCGGCTACGGCTGATCTTCACCTGCTCCATGGACGGTGGACGCCGGTCCGCCCTGGCGGCGAACCGGCTTCCCCTGCCCTGCTCCGCAAGAGCTTCAATCCCTCCCCGGCCTGACGGCCGGGGTGTCCACGAAGGACAGACCCGATGA
- a CDS encoding ester cyclase, whose product MNRFVEFINTANEDLAREVISPDAVFHAPSHPEPLRGPEGYMEVIGMMRSGLPDVQWTLEEMVREGDTVAARFTMRGTHEGEFFGIPASGNKVSVQAMNFYYLAHGRIVGERGQPDLLGVLQQIGAVPAP is encoded by the coding sequence ATGAACCGCTTCGTCGAGTTCATCAACACGGCCAACGAGGACCTTGCCCGCGAGGTCATTTCTCCCGACGCAGTGTTTCACGCACCGAGTCACCCGGAACCGCTTCGAGGCCCCGAGGGCTACATGGAAGTCATCGGGATGATGCGCAGCGGACTCCCGGACGTCCAGTGGACCCTGGAAGAGATGGTCAGGGAAGGCGACACGGTGGCTGCGCGGTTCACCATGCGCGGCACGCACGAGGGCGAATTCTTCGGGATCCCTGCGAGCGGCAACAAGGTCTCGGTGCAGGCCATGAACTTCTACTACCTTGCCCACGGCCGGATCGTCGGCGAACGAGGCCAGCCCGACCTCCTCGGAGTCCTGCAGCAGATCGGTGCCGTACCGGCGCCGTGA
- a CDS encoding PadR family transcriptional regulator: MLELAILGFLAEGSLPGHELRRRVSQLTGYTRPVSDGSLYPAINRLAKADLLERCADPGAGAARYLLSLTDAGRTELLKRLRKPADHEITDFTRFFTVLAFLSHLPDVSEQHAVLRRRLQFLEEPASFFYSGDRPLRAEEVPDPYRRGMLLTARAISSAERAWLHSVLDGGEPTENASFPLDEPAS; encoded by the coding sequence ATGCTGGAACTAGCGATACTGGGCTTCCTGGCCGAGGGCTCCCTGCCCGGACACGAGCTACGCCGCCGGGTCTCGCAGTTGACCGGGTACACGCGGCCGGTCAGCGACGGCAGCCTGTATCCGGCGATCAACCGCCTCGCCAAGGCGGACCTGCTGGAGCGGTGCGCCGACCCAGGTGCGGGCGCAGCGCGGTACCTACTGAGCCTGACCGACGCCGGGCGCACTGAGCTGCTGAAACGGCTGCGCAAGCCGGCCGACCATGAGATCACCGACTTCACCCGCTTCTTCACCGTCCTGGCGTTCCTCTCCCACCTGCCCGACGTGTCCGAACAACACGCGGTGCTGCGCAGACGGCTGCAGTTCCTGGAGGAGCCGGCGAGTTTCTTCTACTCCGGTGACAGGCCGCTGCGAGCCGAGGAGGTCCCGGACCCCTACCGGCGCGGCATGCTGCTCACCGCCCGCGCCATCAGCAGCGCCGAACGCGCCTGGCTGCACAGTGTTCTGGATGGCGGCGAGCCCACCGAGAACGCTTCCTTCCCGCTCGACGAACCTGCAAGCTGA
- a CDS encoding NADPH:quinone reductase, with protein MLASWYDEQGPAADVLHVGDLPDPTPGPGEARVRVNVSGVNPGDTKKRRGWLGSSMPHPRVIPHSDAAGVIDTVGDGVDARRVGQRVWVYGAQSYRPSGTAAQFTVVPADLAVPLPDHLSDELGASLGIPGITAHRTVFSDGPVDGRLVLVHGVLGGVGSLAAQLARWGGATVIGTVRHGSDLDRVDPAVVTHAVALDADDPVTAIRAHAPNGVHRIVEVALSDNVDLDNAVVENGAVIAAYATRDDRPRLPFWPLLFNNVTLRMLGSDDFPVAAKRQAARDITAAAAVGMLTVAIGDLHPLEKIAQAHDRIDAGGRGRVLVTIPS; from the coding sequence ATGCTTGCGTCCTGGTACGACGAACAGGGCCCTGCCGCCGATGTCCTGCACGTTGGGGACCTGCCCGACCCCACCCCCGGCCCCGGCGAGGCCCGCGTCCGCGTCAACGTGTCGGGCGTCAATCCCGGCGACACCAAGAAGCGGCGCGGCTGGCTCGGCTCCTCAATGCCGCACCCGCGGGTGATCCCGCACAGCGACGCCGCCGGAGTCATCGACACCGTGGGCGACGGGGTCGACGCCCGCCGCGTCGGACAGCGGGTCTGGGTGTACGGCGCCCAGTCCTACCGCCCCTCCGGCACCGCCGCCCAGTTCACTGTGGTACCCGCGGATCTGGCCGTCCCGCTGCCCGACCACCTCAGCGACGAACTCGGCGCCAGTCTGGGTATCCCCGGAATCACCGCCCACCGCACCGTGTTCAGTGACGGCCCCGTCGACGGACGCCTCGTGCTCGTGCACGGGGTGCTCGGCGGCGTCGGCTCCCTGGCCGCGCAGCTCGCCCGGTGGGGCGGCGCGACGGTGATCGGAACCGTGCGGCACGGCAGCGACCTGGACCGCGTCGACCCCGCCGTGGTCACCCACGCCGTGGCGCTCGACGCGGACGACCCCGTCACCGCGATCCGCGCACACGCTCCCAACGGGGTGCACCGAATCGTCGAAGTGGCCCTGTCCGACAACGTGGACCTGGACAACGCCGTCGTCGAGAACGGCGCGGTTATCGCTGCCTACGCCACCAGGGACGATCGGCCCCGACTTCCCTTCTGGCCCCTGCTGTTCAACAACGTCACGCTGCGCATGCTCGGCAGCGACGACTTCCCCGTTGCGGCAAAACGGCAGGCGGCGCGCGACATCACCGCCGCAGCCGCGGTCGGCATGCTGACCGTCGCCATCGGCGACCTGCACCCGCTCGAAAAGATCGCCCAAGCCCACGACCGTATCGACGCCGGCGGCCGAGGTCGCGTACTGGTGACCATCCCCAGCTGA